In Quercus lobata isolate SW786 chromosome 12, ValleyOak3.0 Primary Assembly, whole genome shotgun sequence, a genomic segment contains:
- the LOC115969904 gene encoding uncharacterized protein LOC115969904 isoform X1 — MSAKCTRIASSSSSSDGNNNSFMFNQVLPPVPTTDFWCNPGMVPMNAVYAMPVPVAPMMFWPCMAPTSGDALVKMESSQPQLGNFLERCHLCKKWISDNDVYMYGNLQAFCSSECRGKQILIDKSGETRSNCKVARRLL; from the exons ATGTCAGCAAAATGCACGCGAATTGCTAGCTCCTCCTCCTCGAGCGATGGCAACAACAACAGCTTCATGTTCAACCAGGTCTTGCCTCCGGTGCCGACTACGGACTTCTGGTGCAATCCTGGTATGGTTCCGATGAATGCAGTTTATGCGATGCCAGTACCAGTGGCGCCGATGATGTTTTGGCCATGTATGGCTCCGACGAGTGGTGATGCTCTGGTGAAAATGGAGAGCTCTCAACCACAGCTTGGGAATTTCTTGGAAAGATGCCACCTTTGCAAAAAGTGGATCAGTGACAATGACGTGTACATGTACGG TAATTTGCAAGCATTTTGTTCCTCGGAGTGCCGCGGTAAACAGATCCTCATCGACAAATCGGGGGAGACAAGAAGCAATTGCAAGGTAGCAAGACGATTGCTGTGA
- the LOC115969904 gene encoding uncharacterized protein LOC115969904 isoform X2 — protein MSAKCTRIASSSSSSDGNNNSFMFNQVLPPVPTTDFWCNPGMVPMNAVYAMPVPVAPMMFWPCMAPTSGDALVKMESSQPQLGNFLERCHLCKKWISDNDVYINLQAFCSSECRGKQILIDKSGETRSNCKVARRLL, from the exons ATGTCAGCAAAATGCACGCGAATTGCTAGCTCCTCCTCCTCGAGCGATGGCAACAACAACAGCTTCATGTTCAACCAGGTCTTGCCTCCGGTGCCGACTACGGACTTCTGGTGCAATCCTGGTATGGTTCCGATGAATGCAGTTTATGCGATGCCAGTACCAGTGGCGCCGATGATGTTTTGGCCATGTATGGCTCCGACGAGTGGTGATGCTCTGGTGAAAATGGAGAGCTCTCAACCACAGCTTGGGAATTTCTTGGAAAGATGCCACCTTTGCAAAAAGTGGATCAGTGACAATGACGTGTACAT TAATTTGCAAGCATTTTGTTCCTCGGAGTGCCGCGGTAAACAGATCCTCATCGACAAATCGGGGGAGACAAGAAGCAATTGCAAGGTAGCAAGACGATTGCTGTGA